A DNA window from Candidatus Margulisiibacteriota bacterium contains the following coding sequences:
- a CDS encoding 4-hydroxy-tetrahydrodipicolinate reductase, with amino-acid sequence MIKVVVNGALGKVGREVTKAVKNSKDMTLERELDVKNDLGEYLSRNKTDV; translated from the coding sequence ATGATAAAAGTTGTTGTTAATGGCGCGCTTGGCAAAGTCGGACGTGAAGTTACCAAAGCTGTAAAGAATTCCAAAGATATGACGCTGGAACGCGAACTGGATGTAAAAAATGATTTGGGTGAATACCTGTCCAGGAACAAAACTGATGTG
- the dut gene encoding dUTP diphosphatase: MLNNVTIQVELLEHFSGLKLPEYKTILSSGLDLASAEDTIMHKGEKKLVATGIKIAIPAGYEGQIRPRSGLSLKEGIIIPNTPGTIDADYRGEVKIILWNLGEKDFTINKGDRIAQLVIVPVVRAEFEVVGSLDITARNDGGFGHTGK, translated from the coding sequence ATGCTGAATAATGTTACTATTCAAGTAGAGCTTCTGGAACATTTTTCCGGGTTGAAACTGCCCGAATATAAAACCATCTTATCTTCCGGTCTGGACCTGGCTTCTGCGGAAGATACGATTATGCATAAAGGAGAAAAAAAACTTGTAGCCACAGGTATAAAAATAGCAATCCCGGCCGGTTATGAAGGCCAGATCAGGCCTCGCAGCGGCCTGAGCCTGAAGGAAGGGATTATTATTCCCAATACACCAGGCACAATAGACGCTGATTATCGCGGTGAAGTTAAAATAATTTTGTGGAACCTTGGTGAAAAAGATTTTACAATAAATAAAGGCGACCGTATCGCGCAGCTGGTCATAGTTCCAGTAGTGCGCGCGGAGTTTGAAGTTGTCGGCAGCCTGGATATAACCGCCAGAAATGACGGCGGCTTCGGACATACCGGGAAATAA
- a CDS encoding pitrilysin family protein, with protein MYRIEKLPNGLTIVLESIPFVKSISLGLFVSCGSGNESLEQNGISHFVEHMNFKGTKTRSAKDIAEILDSVGGKLNAYTSKEHTSYYTTVLDEHFDIALDLMTDIFFNSIYRETDIITEKKVVLEEIKMYEDSPDEIVHDLFVRNIWPNYNLGQPVIGDKKVIENINRESILEYLKHNYIPENIIISVAGRFKMDEMIGKLKKVFSAHRGIKKVKKISYQPIFKPACNLIEKDTEQVHFCFGSRGVSYHDKERYPLLVLSSIIGGSMSSILFQEIREKRGLVYSIFSYPLYFKNCGLFVIYAGAALNKARQVLEIIVEKMNDLKKDIPDKMIHTAREQLKGGLVLGLESSSNKMSWNGKNYFYYEKYVKVNELFKVINNITKDELLELMNMVFNPNYYALTALGRFKEKDIFSGLL; from the coding sequence TTGTATCGCATTGAGAAGCTACCAAACGGTTTAACTATAGTTTTAGAATCCATTCCATTTGTTAAAAGCATTTCGCTTGGACTATTCGTGAGCTGCGGTTCAGGCAATGAAAGTTTGGAACAAAACGGTATTTCCCATTTTGTGGAACACATGAATTTTAAGGGGACCAAAACACGTTCTGCTAAAGATATTGCCGAAATTCTGGATTCTGTGGGCGGCAAGTTGAATGCTTACACCAGCAAGGAGCACACCAGTTATTACACAACCGTGCTGGATGAACATTTTGACATAGCGCTTGACCTTATGACCGATATTTTTTTCAATTCTATTTATCGTGAGACTGATATTATCACAGAAAAAAAGGTAGTACTGGAAGAAATTAAAATGTACGAAGACAGCCCGGACGAAATAGTGCACGACCTTTTTGTGCGCAATATCTGGCCTAATTACAATCTGGGACAACCGGTAATCGGCGATAAAAAAGTTATAGAAAATATAAACAGGGAAAGTATCCTGGAATATTTGAAACATAATTATATTCCGGAAAATATTATTATTTCCGTAGCCGGTCGTTTTAAAATGGATGAAATGATAGGTAAGCTGAAAAAAGTTTTTTCCGCGCACCGGGGAATAAAAAAAGTAAAGAAAATTTCTTATCAGCCAATTTTTAAACCTGCCTGCAATTTGATTGAAAAAGATACAGAACAGGTACATTTTTGCTTTGGCAGCCGCGGAGTTTCCTATCATGACAAGGAACGCTACCCGCTGCTGGTGCTTTCCAGCATAATTGGCGGCTCCATGAGCAGTATTCTTTTTCAGGAAATCCGGGAAAAAAGAGGCCTGGTCTATTCCATTTTTTCTTATCCTTTATACTTTAAAAATTGCGGACTGTTTGTTATTTATGCCGGTGCTGCTCTGAACAAAGCCAGACAGGTCCTGGAAATTATTGTGGAAAAAATGAACGATCTGAAAAAAGATATCCCGGACAAAATGATCCATACAGCCAGGGAACAATTAAAAGGCGGACTGGTTCTGGGCCTGGAGTCTTCCTCCAATAAAATGTCCTGGAACGGAAAAAATTATTTTTATTATGAAAAATATGTTAAAGTTAATGAATTATTCAAGGTTATCAATAATATAACCAAAGACGAATTGCTGGAGTTGATGAATATGGTTTTTAACCCGAATTATTATGCGCTTACGGCACTTGGCCGCTTTAAAGAAAAAGATATTTTTAGCGGACTTTTATAA